One genomic segment of Aquipluma nitroreducens includes these proteins:
- a CDS encoding RNA polymerase sigma-70 factor, producing MGQEYIGALKLGSEKAFRKIMDCWYSGLFNFANGYLNNVENAKEVLQDVFLKLWDNRHNLDDNTNLNAYLYTITRNRCIDLIRRERLILQFRNDKKEEYLRLTDSFEALSDPILDNLFASEIQDEIHKAVAGLPEQCRKVFILSRTDGMKNREISESLHLSEKTVESHLTKALKTIKLALERRFPGSLNLMLILTRTFSVR from the coding sequence GTGGGACAGGAATATATTGGGGCATTGAAGCTTGGAAGTGAAAAAGCTTTCAGGAAAATAATGGATTGTTGGTATTCGGGTCTTTTCAATTTCGCAAACGGGTATCTAAATAATGTCGAAAATGCTAAGGAAGTGCTTCAGGATGTATTTCTTAAGTTGTGGGACAATCGTCATAATTTGGATGATAATACCAATCTAAATGCTTATTTGTACACAATAACAAGAAACCGCTGTATCGATCTCATTCGAAGAGAAAGGCTGATTTTACAGTTTCGAAATGACAAAAAGGAGGAATATTTGAGGTTGACTGATAGCTTTGAGGCACTCTCTGATCCGATATTAGATAACTTGTTTGCCAGTGAGATTCAGGACGAAATTCATAAGGCTGTCGCTGGGTTGCCTGAACAATGTCGGAAGGTTTTTATTTTGAGTAGAACAGATGGCATGAAAAACAGAGAAATAAGTGAGTCGCTTCATTTGTCAGAAAAAACTGTTGAGAGTCATTTGACGAAAGCGCTAAAAACTATAAAGTTGGCGCTTGAGAGACGATTTCCTGGTTCACTTAATCTGATGCTCATTCTTACTCGAACATTTTCAGTTAGATAA